Proteins encoded in a region of the Panthera tigris isolate Pti1 chromosome B2, P.tigris_Pti1_mat1.1, whole genome shotgun sequence genome:
- the LOC122238463 gene encoding uncharacterized protein LOC122238463 isoform X3 has protein sequence MDGRTRCLEYVRRCVQGRAIGWSRHTPPRRLDFLRNSLALSSAGDSAGKAPRETWGGISHRAAGPTSTISRLPALSLRGTSRCRRGPRTAFNTAQQAVLTQGCADPAVLHSEKALPARTFSAPSSGRTFRERTALSDPHR, from the exons ATGGACGGGAGAACACGCTGCCTAGAATACGTGAGGCGCTGCGTTCAGGGACGAGCCATCGGGTG GTCCAGACACACGCCCCCGAGACGCCTCGATTTCCTGCGGAACTCTCTGGCCTTATCTTCTGCAGGTGACTCAGCAGGAAAGGCCCCCAGGGAAACGTGGGGCGGCATCAGCCACAGGGCCGCGGGCCCCACCTCCACCATCTCCCGCCTGCCCGCCCTCTCCCTGCGCGGCACGTCCAGATGTCGCCGTGGGCCGCGGACCGCTTTCAACACCGCTCAGCAGGCTGTGCTGACGCAGGGCTGCGCTGATCCTGCGGTCCTTCACTCCGAG AAAGCACTTCCTGCAAGAACCTTCTCGGCCCCCAGCTCTGGGCGCACCTTCCGTGAACGCACAGCCCTGAGCGACCCTCATCGCTGA
- the LOC122238463 gene encoding uncharacterized protein LOC122238463 isoform X1, translating to MDGRTRCLEYVRRCVQGRAIGWSRHTPPRRLDFLRNSLALSSAGDSAGKAPRETWGGISHRAAGPTSTISRLPALSLRGTSRCRRGPRTAFNTAQQAVLTQGCADPAVLHSEVPTAVRSMESKDRHMRCVGNRPVLQECAFSERPGPCCLSELGPHPCVLLPGSPPYLHPHLARPLSPPGLLWGLAPTLLAMPPMPSCHSSARKASLGHVTVLRKALPARTFSAPSSGRTFRERTALSDPHR from the exons ATGGACGGGAGAACACGCTGCCTAGAATACGTGAGGCGCTGCGTTCAGGGACGAGCCATCGGGTG GTCCAGACACACGCCCCCGAGACGCCTCGATTTCCTGCGGAACTCTCTGGCCTTATCTTCTGCAGGTGACTCAGCAGGAAAGGCCCCCAGGGAAACGTGGGGCGGCATCAGCCACAGGGCCGCGGGCCCCACCTCCACCATCTCCCGCCTGCCCGCCCTCTCCCTGCGCGGCACGTCCAGATGTCGCCGTGGGCCGCGGACCGCTTTCAACACCGCTCAGCAGGCTGTGCTGACGCAGGGCTGCGCTGATCCTGCGGTCCTTCACTCCGAG GTCCCCACAGCTGTCAGGTCGATGGAGTCCAAGGATCGTCACATGCGATGTGTCGGGAACAGACCTGTCCTCCAGGAATGTGCCTTCTCTGAGCGTCCTGGGCCCTGCTGCCTGTCGGAACTGGGGCCCCACCCCTGCGTCTTGCTTCCCGGCTCGCCTCCCTACCTGCACCCCCACCTGGCcaggcctctctccccacctgggTTACTTTGGGGGCTGGCTCCCACCCTCCTGGCCATGCCCCCAATGCCATCATGTCACTCCTCCGCTCGGAAGGCCTCCTTGGGTCACGTCACAGTCCTCAGG AAAGCACTTCCTGCAAGAACCTTCTCGGCCCCCAGCTCTGGGCGCACCTTCCGTGAACGCACAGCCCTGAGCGACCCTCATCGCTGA
- the LOC122238463 gene encoding uncharacterized protein LOC122238463 isoform X2: MAVGDSAGKAPRETWGGISHRAAGPTSTISRLPALSLRGTSRCRRGPRTAFNTAQQAVLTQGCADPAVLHSEVPTAVRSMESKDRHMRCVGNRPVLQECAFSERPGPCCLSELGPHPCVLLPGSPPYLHPHLARPLSPPGLLWGLAPTLLAMPPMPSCHSSARKASLGHVTVLRKALPARTFSAPSSGRTFRERTALSDPHR; the protein is encoded by the exons ATGGCTGTTG GTGACTCAGCAGGAAAGGCCCCCAGGGAAACGTGGGGCGGCATCAGCCACAGGGCCGCGGGCCCCACCTCCACCATCTCCCGCCTGCCCGCCCTCTCCCTGCGCGGCACGTCCAGATGTCGCCGTGGGCCGCGGACCGCTTTCAACACCGCTCAGCAGGCTGTGCTGACGCAGGGCTGCGCTGATCCTGCGGTCCTTCACTCCGAG GTCCCCACAGCTGTCAGGTCGATGGAGTCCAAGGATCGTCACATGCGATGTGTCGGGAACAGACCTGTCCTCCAGGAATGTGCCTTCTCTGAGCGTCCTGGGCCCTGCTGCCTGTCGGAACTGGGGCCCCACCCCTGCGTCTTGCTTCCCGGCTCGCCTCCCTACCTGCACCCCCACCTGGCcaggcctctctccccacctgggTTACTTTGGGGGCTGGCTCCCACCCTCCTGGCCATGCCCCCAATGCCATCATGTCACTCCTCCGCTCGGAAGGCCTCCTTGGGTCACGTCACAGTCCTCAGG AAAGCACTTCCTGCAAGAACCTTCTCGGCCCCCAGCTCTGGGCGCACCTTCCGTGAACGCACAGCCCTGAGCGACCCTCATCGCTGA